The genomic region AACTAACTGCAAGTTTATGTGGGTTTCATTCCTGAGTACAGATTTGTGGAGGGGAAGAAGGCATGGACCAAGGTCATTGCTGGGGCACACGATTTTGCTACGCAGGTTATGGCTGTTGTTGAGAGTCCTTCGGATTTGCCTCTCAAGAAGGCACTTTTGCAGTACATCATGGCATTTCCTGTTGTGCTTAAGGTTGGAACCGTCTTTGTCTTAGTTGGGTTTTCATCAAGTTTAGATTACTCTTAATTACTATTGTGATGGTGGTCTGTGAGGTTTGTTAGTTGTGTTGGTAAGATTGGTGGTGAGTTGGTGGAGGTCAAAATGGTTTTTTCATTTGTTGAGCTTCAGTCAAGTTGGGATGTTTGCCATGGTAATGTAAAGGATAGTTTTTGAGGTTCTGTTGAAGGCATGTAGGTTTGGGTTTTTAGATGCTTGAGGTCAGAATACTAGAATAGCTCCATATTTTTAATTCCCACTAATTTTTGGCTTATTATTGATCTAGTCAGGAAACTCACATTGTGTATGATTTGAATGCAGTGTCATGTGTTGTATGGTTCAGATGTTAGGAGTGATCTTCAGCATGTGCTAGAAGTAGATGATCTAGCTATAGTGATTAATTCGAAACATAGACCTCGGTGCATTGTTGACTTCATATCTCAAAGCATTCATCTGCTAAAGTTGGAGGATGCCAGAAGAAGTGCATTGGTAGGCATTTATCAGAATTGTTGGCCTTTTTTAGTAAGTAGATGTTGAATGCAAAGATAAAATTGTAAAAATTTTACTTCCAATGTCAAAAATTGAAGTAGTAAGTTATGTGACTGCTTGGTAATTAGGTGGCAATATTTCGGATGTGTACCATCCTCTCTGTTAGAGAGTTTAACCTTTCCTATATCATGGTACATGGCACACTAGCAATCCCTTATTTTGTATGCCACTTGTCTTATTGCCTTACAGGAATCAAAGATCTCTTGTTTCCAAGACGGGATTGGCATCTGTGAACAACTTATGGGTATTCCCATTCCACTATCATATACTCGCTTGACGTCAAGGTTTCTTGTCCTGTGGCATTTAACGCTCCCTGTCATACTTTGGGATGATTGTCATTGGATGGTGGTTCCTGCTACCTTCATTAGTGCTGCTTCTTTGTTCTGCATTGAAGAAGTATTTTCCTTCCTTTACCTCGACTAGTTTATATTTCAAAATGATGTTGTTCTGCAAGTTTGTATGGTTCAGAGAAAATTGACCTCTAAGGCTATTTCacatttgtttattttttcttgtcTCTGTAATTCATGAGGTGAATTTAAGGGTGTGTTTTTTGTTTCAACTTATTTTTCTAGATTAAATTTTGCATGTATAAAACCAGAAATGTAGAGTCTTTAATCTAAACCAATTCTAGTTGAATTTGCATACAGCTGCCAAAGAAACATTGCTGAATCAATTTTTCTTGAACTGCCCTAAATCCAAACTTAAAAAGTGATTGATGGATTGATTCATGATTAATGCAGGTTGGAGTTCTTATAGAGGAGCCATTTCCTATGCTTGCACTTGATGCTCTGTGCCAAAAGGCCCATAACGACATCCAAGAATCAATTGAAGCTGAAAACTTAATCCACACTCAACTTGTTGCAAAGCAAAAGAAGGCAAAGAAGCACTCCCAGAGCGGCCACACGAAGGAGCATTCACCAAATGGCTGGCCTAATTCCTAGTTTAAAGGGAAACTTTCCACGAATCTCTCCAACTTTTGCTTATGAGGTGCCTCTGTACACTACTTGGAAGCCAAAGCTGATTGGTCACGAATGCTTCATGTTATGTAATTACTCACATTAGTTATGCAATActtacaaaattttgaaaatagggCAAAGTTGTGCTCTCTAATGATGTATTCTACTTATGAAGTGACTCTTCAACTCTGTATATATCATAATCCATGTACATATAACTTGGTTCTCAGTGTATTTATGGAATATTGATTATTTATACAAACCAGTTACTTATAGCCATTTACTTTCTCTGGGCTTGTATATCAGCAATTGTTGAATCACTACAACTTGATACGATAGGATCATTTTTTCCAAGGTTGGTTCTGTTTGATTTGTAAACCTTGAAATACAGTACTCCCTGTAGTCTTAGTGTCTTACAATTGTTTGCGGAAGTTACTAAAATAATCATTAAATGTGTTTTAATAGTATACAAGTATTTTTTTGGGGGGTCTATATCATAAATTAAAGACCCGACTTTGTGAAAAATATCTCAAAGCAACCCTATTCTGACATGCCAAAGCAACCCTCTTCATTGCACAGAATTGTGTACatgcattaaaaaaattgaataacaaAGATGAAGGATTATTGACAGTGGTATTATTTCCATGTATCTTCACTATCATCATTGTTCATGAAAAAAACATTGAAATTACATAATTGGCTATTTTACACTCCACAGAAATAATGTGAAAGTAAGCTCAAATGAAGTACCTGAATTATTCACATCAAATCATACATAGCAAATAAATAGGGGAGAGTTCATAGGCATCCAAACCTTGATCAAACTAGTTGATTCAGAATTCCCAattacttaaaatttaaaatgtccTTCAATTATAACATTTTGATCTGAACACTTGGACTTTAAATTTTCCACTTGGATTCCTTGATCTAACCTTTTTACCGGTATTAGAGGATCTGTCTCACTACTTTTATTCCAAATAGGCAAAATTTCTATCATAAATTTACTAATGTTTTTCTTCTGAATTCCCTCCTTAACAAGCTCTTCAAACTCACTGGAATTTCCCCTCAAATCTAACAGAACACTGCACATCCCTTGTCGATTACAATAGTCCAGAATCACATCTAGATTTATATGATCCAAAATGACGGTTTCAATTCCTTTTTTGGCCAGTTCTAGAGCGCTTGCTGTTCCATTATCTGTAAAAACTATCACTTTATCAGTAACTTCATTGACAGCAAGTGGAATTTCATTTGAAGAACTAGAATCCTTATGTATTACAATCCGGAGCGGCTGATTTGCTCCAGGTTCTTGAGATGCAGGTATTGATATGTTCCCACTGAATAAGGAAGAGGAAAGTATCACTGCATCATATTCTTGCAATAAACGTGAATAGTATCCACCACATTCTGTAACTCCATCTCCAAGTAAGTCTGAAAAATTCCCATTGACAGAAAGAGAATATCTGCAAATCAGAAAAGGCAATGCTATGAAATATATATCATTATATGCTAAAACCAAAACTTCAATGTGCACCAACAGAACAAATGTGCCTGAATAAGTGTGTTTGGAAACATGTTTGGACAGGTTAGAAACAATTCTGGAGGATGGAAAATCGATTTTTGCAATTTTTGCAAAATCAACTATGGCTTCCAGAATTGATTTTTGAaggaatcaattttttttagatGGCTTTTAGAGAAACTACCAAATATAAATCACTTTATATCATAATCTGTTTTGCAGAATTATTTCTAACTAGATTCAACTCTAGAAAAGCAGAACCAAAACCATTAATGATAAGCAAAAAGAGGATTTAAATTACCTCAATGTAAGGAGAGGTTTTCCGGTTAACATGCGATGAACAAAGGCCTCGTTAAGGCTCTTGCATAACTCTTCCTCTACACCGACAACAACTTCAATACCTGCATCTCTCAATCTAGCCAACCCTTTGGATTCCACAAGGGGATTTGGATCCACCATCCCAACCACCACTTTTTTCACTTTGGCTTTGATTAAAGCTTCAGTGCAAGGTGGAGTCCTTCCAAAATGATTACAAGGTTCTAAGCTCACATAAGCCGTGGCATTCTCCGCCAAATCGCCAGCATCTCTCAAGGCAAACACCTGAAAATTCACATCTACTTTCTCAGCATAATCATCATCAAAGGCATTCTCTTTCTATTTTCTAAACCTTGATGAAGAGTTACAAATTTACAAATTCTCTTTCTAATCATAACTATATGAAAACTATGGTCACAAATACAAATATATtcttatgttcacaagaaaatcATTTGAATTCAAATTAGGCTTCTTAATCCTTATACATGTTAGATTGAAATACCAATGCAATAAAACATATAGAGAATCTAACATACAATACATTGTAAAAAGatgcacaaaaaaaaatttacaaataaTATAGTAATATTACATTCAAACAAATAAAAGGGAAAATTTTGAGAAGGTTCATACCTCAGCATGCGGTTGACCTGCTTTAGGGTGGAACCCTTGACCAACAATTTTCCCATCCTTCACAATAACACACCCCACCATTGGATTGGGGCTTGTGAAGCCAATAGCTTTTCTTGCAAGCTCAACACACCTTCTTATGTAAAACCCATCATCACAATCGGCAACATCACTTTCTCCATTAAAGGGACCACATTCTGCTACTACACCCACATAACCATCATAGCTACTCATCAAACCAGGTACGCTTtgaaaaaaattagatttttgaaGCAAATGATTGAGACCCACATTGAAACTGAGCTTGGAGGAGTGATGGGATTGTTGAAAAGTTGCAAAATTTGGAGGAGTTGCATTGTTTGGGAATCTGGACACAGGTAGGGTGCAGTGTGCGAGTGAAAAGAGTTGTTCTTGCATTGTTGTGGTGACAGAAAGATGCAGAAAGTGTAggattaaaacttaaaagtaaaaacaaataaataatagaacAAAAACAAGAGGAAAAAATAACAGAGAATCTCAATTCTCAACAGAGCAGAACCGGTAAAAAGATTAAGGTTGTCTGAGCCCGGGTTCGAACCGGGGACCTCTAGTGTGTGAGACTAGCGTGATAACCAACTACACCACCCAGACCAATTTGTTTGATTACTTGCAAAGATTTTATTTGACACAGTTGCAGTggcaacagaccatggaaaattttcaatttttcatgagcTATTCTGCAATTGTGTTTTATCAACAGTGAAAGTAATGTGATGTCAGTTTGAAACAGTTTCATTTGAGTTAAGGCATAAGGTTGTCTGGTTGGAAGATTTACTTCTGATGGTAGAAAATAGTTTAATACAATGAAGAAAAAAAGAATGTGTGCATATTACACACTCTATTCTATTTGAGAGTTTATGTAAGAGAAATTTAGAGTATTTTTGTTTGACTTTAATACTTATCTCGAATttgggtaaacaacttaattaagttatttttataaaaaatagcttaaacaataaatgactatattaaaagtaacttataaataaattattttatatttgaattttcaattttaaaagtgTTTGTTTTNNNNNNNNNNNNNNNNNNNNNNNNNNNNNNNNNNNNNNNNNNNNNNNNNNNNNNNNNNNNNNNNNNNNNNNNNNNNNNNNNNNNNNNNNNNNNNNNNNNNNNNNNNNNNNNNNNNNNNNNNNNNNNNttgttttataaataaaaaatagtagtattatgaaagaagtcattttttttaatttctctataAGTTTCTAAATAATTTCTTAGAAaattacaatttaattttaaaaattacactaAACATTAATACTaatacttttcataagtcaaaagctcaaaaaaattacttttaaaatttttcaaagtgACTCTTAATGTATTTATATGCAAGCTACACCCAATTATAgattgttattatttatttaacaaaagaaaatcaGCAAAAAATTTTCGTTTATTTATTTATAGTTTCTTTCTCTGcttaaaaaaaaagtaagaaacTTCCAATTATccaatttataacaaaaaaaaaaaatggtggTTGAAGAAAGTAAGAAACTATAAATGTCTCTCGGAATTGCTTGCGTGGAAATTGTTGTCGTGTTTTTGTTATGCACTTTTCTGAGACGAATCCCTAGCTCCCTTCCGGTGAGTTCATCTTCACACCTACCATTCTTCTCTCCCCGCAGTTTCgttcttattttttcaatttttaatatttagctCGTATGGTACTCGATTTACATCTCACAAATTATTCTGCATTTATTTGCAAGTTAGAAACTTTTCTGTAATAACCAACGAAAATTCTCGAAGCTAACTTTTTTATTTAAGATCTAGAATTGCAATGCACAGGGTATCTAATTAATTCATGGTCTATGCAAACTgcaaatgcatgaatttttcttAGCTGTGCTTGTGTTGCTTctgattttgttttttattttgatttttccccttttgaccCTTTTTGCTAATAAAGCTGACTTCTTTTTGCGGGGGACAATGTTTTGATGCTCAAGGGGAGCACCATTGTAATGAGTATAAGATTTAGGGTAGGATTATTGGGGAATTTGGGGGAGAATTATACAAATTGAAAGAAGATTAACCAGGAGAAGAGAGTTCAACTATCCTCTAATTCACTTCCTAGTTCCTATTATCCTATTTATACTAATTCCTTCAGTAACTAATTCCATTGCTATAAATTGTACTACTTTGGGCTATTTAGGGCCATAGTTGTTACATAGGAATTAGATTTTGAAACGCTGAAAAAGATTAAGCATGTGATTGTACTTTGATGGCTTACCCTTTTCCTTAACCATGCCTAAGTTTACACATGGTATATACATATAGTCTGGCAATTTGTTGTTCTCTTATCCTACTTATATTGGATGATAATATT from Arachis ipaensis cultivar K30076 chromosome B02, Araip1.1, whole genome shotgun sequence harbors:
- the LOC107621291 gene encoding UPF0187 protein At3g61320, chloroplastic; the protein is MNQYHTNPTTTTTKFYSQFTPKCNHLNHHNPKPLSFNLTISSSLKNQSQDPSKDPPFSQTLTSIFLSLPDWADAVKERGMQRKRGLYTHTEWLQHRSSLRHLRHLLSTLSSRVVLSLLPPVLAFTTFAAAIAAYNSAVSAHFLLPEYFPVLRASSLPYQLTAPALALLLVFRTEASYARFVEGKKAWTKVIAGAHDFATQVMAVVESPSDLPLKKALLQYIMAFPVVLKCHVLYGSDVRSDLQHVLEVDDLAIVINSKHRPRCIVDFISQSIHLLKLEDARRSALESKISCFQDGIGICEQLMGIPIPLSYTRLTSRFLVLWHLTLPVILWDDCHWMVVPATFISAASLFCIEEVGVLIEEPFPMLALDALCQKAHNDIQESIEAENLIHTQLVAKQKKAKKHSQSGHTKEHSPNGWPNS
- the LOC107621302 gene encoding riboflavin biosynthesis protein PYRD, chloroplastic-like, translated to MQEQLFSLAHCTLPVSRFPNNATPPNFATFQQSHHSSKLSFNVGLNHLLQKSNFFQSVPGLMSSYDGYVGVVAECGPFNGESDVADCDDGFYIRRCVELARKAIGFTSPNPMVGCVIVKDGKIVGQGFHPKAGQPHAEVFALRDAGDLAENATAYVSLEPCNHFGRTPPCTEALIKAKVKKVVVGMVDPNPLVESKGLARLRDAGIEVVVGVEEELCKSLNEAFVHRMLTGKPLLTLRYSLSVNGNFSDLLGDGVTECGGYYSRLLQEYDAVILSSSLFSGNISIPASQEPGANQPLRIVIHKDSSSSNEIPLAVNEVTDKVIVFTDNGTASALELAKKGIETVILDHINLDVILDYCNRQGMCSVLLDLRGNSSEFEELVKEGIQKKNISKFMIEILPIWNKSSETDPLIPVKRLDQGIQVENLKSKCSDQNVIIEGHFKF